The sequence below is a genomic window from Glycine max cultivar Williams 82 chromosome 20, Glycine_max_v4.0, whole genome shotgun sequence.
TattcttgatttaaaaaattccaaaagataCCTAGTGCTTGTCTGAAATTATCCAAATATTGGCATAACTATTGGCTCACATTTGTTGCAATTGCTCATCACTATTGGTTCCTTTTGTGTTCCCATTTGCTCATCCTTTGTTTTTCACCATGACACCTCTGCCTTGCTGCACTTAAAAAACTCCTCCCTATGACACCCTCTCATTCCATCTTTCTCATCTTCACTCACTCAACCTTGCTTTCAATGATTTTAATCATTCTCATTTGTCATCTGTCTTTGGTGGGTTTGTGAGACTTACGCATCTCAACTTGTCTGATTCTAACTTTGAAGGGGATATTCCTTCCTAAATTTCTCACCTTTCCAAATCAGTCTCACTTCTAAGCAATGTATATATCTTAATTTCAAAGTGAATATCCTTTTTCTATCAAGTAGTGTCTGAAAAAAGATAATGCCTATATGCGTTAGACCAATGAAATTTGAGAGAATGAAATCAGTGATGGAATTTACGGTACTCATTTGTAGATCATGGTTAGGACCAGAGGAATAGGTCGTGCCTTAGGTCACGTTACTGACAAATGTGTGGGCAAAGGAGATCGTGATGATTCCGATGATGCTCCGCAGCGTCGATGGCCTACCGCATCCACATGGAGGCAGCGAGTACCTGTGACTGCAACGCACGATGAGCCAGTGCTCCCTGCGCCAGATGTAGAGGCTGACGTATTTTCGAATGACCCGATGGCACCAGCTGATGTAGAGGACACTGGGGTAGACATTCCTGCAGACACAGGCGCCCAGGATGCTGAGGATGAGCATGAGGGATTTCCGGGTGGTCCGAGCGACCCATCCGTGCTGACCCAGTATGCGGATCACGTTGCTTGTAGCGTATGGACGGGAgaagtatttataatatttatttttagttacttgttaattatactttatgattgaaattagttttcaaatgatgattttaatgaattttgtcttcctttatacttcaattcaggagtGTCCTGAGTTGAAGTTATCATCTCATGGGAGGAAGGTCCATAGTTTAGGAAGGCCTGTCCCTGCCATCGAGGGACTAGTTGCTAGGACAGGACTAAGTCCTCTTATCGCGTGTTCGGTAAACACTGGCAATCGGGGACTTTTGTCCTTATTTTTCGAGCGGTGGCACCATGAGACGTCTAGTTTTCATCTCCCTGTGGGAGAGGTGACGATCATCCTGGATGACATCTCGTCACTTTTGCATCTGCCCGTGGTTGGCAACTTGCATGCCTTTCAGCCCTTGCATGTGGATGATGCGGTTCAGATGCTGGTGGATTTATTGATGGTCTCTACAAAGGCTGCCAGGGCTGAGACAGGGCAGTGTCGTGGACCGTATGTACGCCTACAATCTGTATGTGATATCTACGAGCGCCAATGCCAGGCAGGTCATTGGACAGTTGCGGCTCGCGcttatcttcttcatcttctgggttgcactctgtttgctaacaagagtgcaaccaatgTTCATGTTGTGTATTTGGAGGCCCTTCATGACCTCAGTCAGACTGGGAGGTACTCCTGGGGAGTAGCTGCATTGGTGCATATGTACGACCACCTGAACGATGCCTCTATCAGCAGCAGTCGACAACTTGGCGATTACATCACGCTGCTGTAGGTAACAAACATGTTTTTCATTCGTTGAGGTTTAAAAatgttcaactttaaatttttttagactttcaaatttaatgtttatcattttgatgttacctttgtAGTGCTGGATATACGAGCACTTTCCCTCAGTCACGGAGTCCAC
It includes:
- the LOC100780125 gene encoding protein MAIN-LIKE 1-like; the protein is MVRTRGIGRALGHVTDKCVGKGDRDDSDDAPQRRWPTASTWRQRVPVTATHDEPVLPAPDVEADVFSNDPMAPADVEDTGVDIPADTGAQDAEDEHEGFPGGPSDPSVLTQYADHVACSVWTGEECPELKLSSHGRKVHSLGRPVPAIEGLVARTGLSPLIACSVNTGNRGLLSLFFERWHHETSSFHLPVGEVTIILDDISSLLHLPVVGNLHAFQPLHVDDAVQMLVDLLMVSTKAARAETGQCRGPYVRLQSSATNVHVVYLEALHDLSQTGRYSWGVAALCWIYEHFPSVTESTADQDYDEDSLRACRWIATKKTVKSIHTPAYRECLDRLRILDVCCIPYGEHRPVQDFHMISCYSGLLRWGPVVVYYRPEKVMRQFGYTQTIPTPPADSWVSYDDIHDRWIHYSDHMVLVGEVCDVPSQCANDYIDWFFRISHFFMAPGQASDPLLDGHAPQPRVVPQAPETDIPHVPEPGAPSTSARPVVEEPRHAVIICYGIAERLERHLSLGVVTPGSSTLELIEECLKMVRSVTQDQLVYVRSRCRWRTN